Proteins encoded by one window of Acetivibrio thermocellus ATCC 27405:
- a CDS encoding rhomboid family intramembrane serine protease encodes MNLLDRLERKFGKFAIKRLPMYIVILNLFVYMLNLLDSRYINYLYLIPSRVLKGEIWRLVTYIFIPPMTSMEDVLWLFFAIYFYYIMATGLENEWGSFKFNLYYLLGMIGTTIAAFFIPLPATANFINLSIFLAFAYLYPDYQIYLFFIIPIKIKYLGYISWILIIYELLTVPLIMKFYIIIPILNFFIFFGKDIFVRYKTRGKSVYRRSKYMGTFREKSYFHKCTVCGVTEKDNPDMEFRYCMTCEGHYEYCMEHLKNHEHIKK; translated from the coding sequence ATGAATCTTCTTGACAGGCTGGAAAGAAAATTTGGGAAGTTTGCCATAAAGAGGCTTCCGATGTACATTGTCATACTGAATTTGTTCGTATATATGTTGAACTTACTTGACAGCAGATACATAAATTATTTGTATCTTATTCCGTCCCGCGTTCTTAAAGGCGAGATTTGGAGGTTGGTAACATATATTTTCATTCCGCCTATGACTTCAATGGAAGATGTTTTGTGGCTGTTTTTTGCTATATATTTTTACTATATCATGGCAACCGGACTGGAGAATGAATGGGGCAGCTTTAAATTCAACCTGTATTATTTGCTTGGCATGATTGGCACAACCATTGCGGCGTTTTTTATTCCGCTGCCTGCTACGGCGAACTTTATAAATTTATCTATTTTTCTTGCATTTGCATACTTGTATCCCGATTATCAGATCTATTTGTTTTTCATTATTCCGATCAAAATCAAGTATTTGGGTTATATTTCGTGGATTTTGATTATCTATGAGCTTTTAACAGTGCCGTTGATTATGAAATTTTATATAATCATACCAATACTGAATTTCTTCATATTCTTTGGAAAGGATATTTTTGTAAGATATAAAACCAGGGGAAAATCGGTATACAGAAGAAGCAAATATATGGGTACCTTCAGGGAAAAGTCGTATTTTCACAAGTGTACGGTGTGCGGTGTCACGGAAAAGGATAATCCGGACATGGAGTTCAGATACTGCATGACTTGTGAGGGGCATTATGAGTATTGCATGGAGCATCTTAAAAACCATGAACATATAAAAAAGTAG
- a CDS encoding FG-GAP repeat domain-containing protein, with translation MGEIRNYIKLILIGVAILVTVTMIISATGCDILPPPASAIKPPQYINASSGEVEDPKAIARRFLTPGTYFSYPTHPRNADAVWEVDIDGDGRAELLTLYRGRDLKNNGVEVFGVFILKQDENHEWQIFWEQQYTANIVALDWADVRDITGDNYPELLIGWNIGYRIGSNLDIYSLKEEDKPRLISSIKYSEIVGIEDRRGINNEIKPVLMMYLFDEEMYESENEGRKDEYFHILQWDYKEWMGGGLVEADDFYASYYVNVIEDLKESLERYSNNYYQWYILALAQLRSGKPMDALESVGKVLEITQRYINRHGERTVKEVFKYQKKARILKAAAYIKMGKYHESIIESNYVLGNYDIDDKELAQIYLNLGYAYAGLKQYEMAGTYFNKSCETAETVYKEGTALYLLNSYKAKKQLEYIKPFLTSSH, from the coding sequence ATGGGCGAAATACGTAATTACATAAAATTAATATTAATAGGCGTTGCAATTTTAGTTACGGTTACAATGATAATTTCGGCGACAGGTTGTGACATTCTGCCGCCTCCTGCCAGTGCCATAAAACCTCCGCAGTATATAAATGCTTCAAGCGGAGAAGTTGAAGATCCAAAGGCAATAGCACGGCGTTTTTTGACTCCGGGGACGTATTTTTCATATCCTACCCATCCCAGGAATGCTGATGCCGTTTGGGAGGTTGACATTGACGGAGACGGTCGGGCGGAGTTGTTGACGCTGTACAGGGGAAGGGATCTTAAAAACAACGGAGTTGAAGTATTTGGCGTATTTATATTAAAGCAGGATGAAAATCATGAATGGCAAATTTTTTGGGAGCAACAATATACCGCAAATATTGTGGCTTTGGATTGGGCGGATGTCAGAGATATTACCGGAGACAACTATCCTGAATTGCTTATTGGCTGGAATATTGGATATAGGATAGGCAGTAATCTTGATATATATTCTCTGAAGGAGGAGGACAAGCCCAGGCTGATTTCCAGCATAAAGTATTCTGAAATTGTAGGCATTGAAGACAGAAGAGGTATTAACAACGAAATCAAGCCTGTTCTGATGATGTATCTGTTTGATGAGGAAATGTACGAGTCGGAGAATGAGGGCAGAAAAGATGAATATTTCCACATATTGCAATGGGATTACAAGGAGTGGATGGGAGGCGGACTGGTAGAAGCTGATGATTTCTACGCATCCTATTATGTGAATGTTATTGAGGATTTAAAAGAGAGCCTGGAGAGATATAGCAACAATTACTATCAATGGTATATCCTTGCGTTGGCTCAGCTGAGATCAGGGAAGCCCATGGATGCACTCGAATCTGTCGGCAAAGTTTTGGAAATTACCCAAAGATATATTAACAGGCACGGAGAAAGGACCGTCAAAGAGGTTTTTAAATATCAGAAAAAAGCAAGAATACTCAAAGCGGCAGCATATATCAAAATGGGAAAATATCATGAGAGCATAATTGAATCCAACTATGTGCTGGGCAATTATGATATTGATGACAAGGAACTTGCCCAGATCTATCTGAATTTGGGATATGCATATGCAGGCCTTAAGCAGTATGAAATGGCCGGCACGTATTTTAACAAGTCATGTGAAACGGCTGAAACTGTTTATAAAGAGGGTACGGCATTGTATTTGTTGAATTCGTACAAGGCAAAAAAACAGTTGGAATACATAAAGCCCTTTCTGACATCCTCCCACTAA
- a CDS encoding sensor histidine kinase gives MRGIRGRVVGTYLIITFLSVVIFEIILIYGLVEFYYSSIEAELSRSAQSIIHNYSQYFNNYDLHRDAKVLLESMPGNTVAQVQIIDDKGVLIADSIEPSMEGKKLDNYDVNMALNGKEAAWKGKIPMTGEPVFSVSFPIIRPDSEEVIGIVRVITTLSDVNEILKNHIIILISLGLCIVFLIFLTGLALTNTIIKPVKEITSAAKAMAQGRFDVRVSKRYDDEIGELGDTLNYMAQEVANQQKMKNDFIASISHELRTPLTSIMGWIITINSGDIDSKEELKEGLDIIERESKRLAELVDELLDFSKFDAGIITLRKSVVNLGELLKYIKRQMEPRAERKGITMTIDVDEHLPLIEADENRLKQVFINIIDNSFKFTQKGGYIDIIGRKNENGVLIRIEDSGCGIPEEDLPRVKQRFFKGSNVVSGSGLGLAICDEIVRLHNGKIDIESTVGKGTRVDVILPV, from the coding sequence TTGCGGGGAATCAGGGGCAGAGTTGTCGGAACTTATCTGATTATTACTTTTCTGTCGGTGGTGATATTTGAAATTATTCTCATTTACGGGCTTGTAGAGTTTTATTATTCAAGTATAGAGGCTGAACTGAGTCGTTCCGCACAGTCAATAATCCATAATTACAGCCAATATTTCAATAATTATGATTTACACAGGGATGCAAAAGTATTGCTTGAATCCATGCCCGGCAACACCGTGGCCCAAGTCCAGATAATTGATGACAAAGGGGTTTTGATTGCTGATTCGATAGAGCCTTCCATGGAAGGAAAAAAGCTTGATAATTACGATGTCAATATGGCCTTGAATGGGAAAGAGGCTGCGTGGAAAGGAAAAATACCCATGACGGGTGAACCGGTTTTTTCGGTTTCTTTTCCCATAATCCGTCCTGACAGCGAAGAAGTGATTGGAATAGTAAGAGTAATTACGACTCTTTCCGATGTAAATGAAATATTGAAAAATCACATAATCATTCTCATTTCTTTGGGACTTTGCATAGTTTTTCTGATTTTTCTTACCGGACTGGCTTTGACCAATACCATTATAAAACCGGTCAAGGAAATAACATCTGCTGCGAAAGCCATGGCCCAGGGCAGATTCGACGTACGGGTATCCAAAAGGTATGATGACGAAATTGGAGAACTTGGAGATACCTTGAATTACATGGCACAGGAAGTGGCCAACCAGCAAAAAATGAAAAATGACTTTATTGCGTCAATTTCCCATGAACTTCGCACTCCTTTGACATCAATAATGGGGTGGATAATTACAATCAATTCCGGAGACATTGACAGCAAAGAAGAACTGAAAGAAGGATTGGATATAATTGAAAGAGAAAGCAAAAGACTGGCGGAGCTTGTGGATGAACTTTTGGATTTTTCAAAATTTGATGCCGGAATCATTACGTTAAGGAAGAGTGTTGTAAATTTGGGTGAGCTTTTGAAATACATAAAAAGGCAAATGGAGCCTCGGGCTGAGCGAAAAGGCATAACCATGACGATAGACGTGGATGAGCATCTGCCGTTGATTGAAGCTGACGAAAACAGGCTTAAACAAGTGTTTATAAATATTATTGATAATTCATTTAAATTTACGCAAAAAGGCGGGTATATTGATATTATAGGCAGAAAAAATGAAAACGGTGTTTTGATAAGAATAGAGGACAGCGGATGTGGTATACCGGAGGAAGATTTGCCGAGAGTTAAGCAAAGGTTTTTCAAGGGAAGCAATGTTGTTTCGGGAAGTGGTTTGGGACTTGCCATCTGTGATGAGATTGTAAGACTTCACAATGGGAAAATAGACATAGAAAGCACTGTCGGAAAAGGCACCAGAGTAGATGTGATACTTCCGGTTTGA
- a CDS encoding response regulator transcription factor, translating to MGAKILIVEDENDIGSFMVRTLNRKGFNAIRAETGKEALRLVELEKPEVILLDIMLPDIDGFEICKRVSRQHPEISIIMVTARGEDVDKIRGLELGADDYIIKPFNPMELIARIKAVIRRTNKPDNSNEVVIGPLRIDYNCRQVYKNGVVLDLTPREFCLLKVFVNNLNKALTRDEILNWVWGEDYIGDTKTVDVHVRRLREKIEDDPSHPKYIETVWGKGYLFRKGD from the coding sequence ATGGGGGCTAAAATATTAATTGTAGAAGACGAGAACGATATTGGAAGCTTTATGGTAAGAACCCTGAACAGAAAGGGCTTTAACGCAATCCGGGCAGAAACGGGAAAAGAAGCGTTAAGACTTGTGGAGTTGGAGAAGCCTGAAGTTATATTGCTGGATATAATGCTTCCTGATATTGACGGATTTGAGATATGCAAAAGAGTTTCCAGACAACATCCTGAAATATCAATAATAATGGTTACGGCAAGGGGAGAAGATGTAGACAAGATAAGAGGCCTGGAGCTTGGAGCTGATGATTATATAATCAAGCCTTTCAATCCCATGGAGCTGATAGCGCGAATAAAAGCGGTAATCAGGAGGACAAACAAACCGGATAATTCGAATGAAGTTGTAATAGGTCCTTTAAGAATTGACTACAACTGCCGGCAAGTGTACAAGAATGGAGTGGTCCTGGACCTGACACCGAGAGAATTTTGTTTGCTGAAAGTCTTTGTAAATAACTTGAACAAGGCTTTGACCAGAGATGAAATTTTAAACTGGGTGTGGGGCGAAGACTATATTGGAGATACCAAGACCGTCGATGTTCACGTTCGGCGACTTAGGGAGAAAATCGAGGATGACCCGTCACATCCCAAATATATAGAGACAGTTTGGGGGAAAGGGTATTTATTTAGAAAGGGAGATTGA
- a CDS encoding cation-translocating P-type ATPase, translating to MNILESALQNSNKDNKVKYGLSEKEAEKRYKKYGPNTLAEKKKISPFKILIAQFSDFMVLILLASTLISAFMGELTEAITIVSIVILNALMGFVQEYRTEKTLEALKSLAAPVAKVVRDGKTVEIPAEKVVPGDLVVLETGDRIPADAVLIESHGLCVDESLLTGESVPVEKQVEAGGRKNVNAGERNGTVYMGTVVTSGRGKAVVCSTGMMTEMGKIADMIQNIETEQTPLQKRLDTLGKYIVYGCLTICAIVTVTGILRGEKLFTMFLSGISLAVAAVPEGLPAIVTIALALGVQRMYKRNAFIRKLPAVETLGCASVICSDKTGTLTENKMTVRKIYTNGGFVEVKGSPLSSEGEFISLKRKIDPKNNNSLRLTLEIGVLCNNASMVRIKENRSFGKIASLVPRTEKWELSGDPTEAALLVAGAKGGCTQELLNESYTRIDEIPFDSDRKCMSVICENERGEVFVFTKGAADVIIEKCSKIYTSRGIVDLDEAGVKRVLKANDDMAKEALRVLGVAFRRLDSKNYRLDDVEKDLVFAGLIGMIDPPRKETLDAVRKCKLAGIKPVMITGDHKITAAAIARELNIASEGDRVLTGAQLEQMDDKRLEELVDEVSVYARVSPRHKLRIVRALKKRGHVVAMTGDGVNDAPAIKEADIGVAMGITGTDVTKEASSMILLDDNFATIVAAVEEGRVIYNNIRKFIRYMLSCNIGEVLTMFVGTLIGLPLPLLPIQILWVNLVTDGLPAIALGLEPGDKDIMMRPPRGAKENIFSNGLWQLIIFRGALIGLSTLAVFASILNFTSNVDVARTAAFVTLVITQLIHVFECKSERKNIFEIPLFNNIPLVLAVLCSLVMILGVVYIPLFQGIFKTVPLSLNDWILIGGFSALGPVISSFFKVNYKYIRR from the coding sequence TTGAATATTTTGGAGTCGGCTCTGCAAAACAGCAATAAGGATAACAAGGTAAAATACGGGTTAAGTGAGAAAGAGGCGGAGAAAAGGTATAAAAAGTATGGGCCAAATACCTTGGCTGAAAAGAAAAAGATATCTCCTTTTAAGATCCTTATTGCGCAATTCAGTGACTTTATGGTGTTGATTCTTCTGGCATCCACCTTGATTTCAGCCTTCATGGGAGAATTGACAGAAGCAATTACTATTGTGTCCATTGTTATTCTTAACGCACTTATGGGATTTGTTCAGGAGTATCGGACCGAAAAAACCCTGGAGGCGTTAAAAAGCCTGGCGGCGCCGGTGGCAAAGGTGGTAAGGGACGGAAAAACCGTGGAAATACCTGCGGAAAAAGTTGTGCCGGGAGATCTTGTGGTGCTTGAGACCGGCGACAGGATTCCCGCGGATGCCGTTCTGATAGAATCCCATGGGCTGTGTGTGGATGAGTCTTTGCTGACCGGTGAATCCGTGCCTGTGGAAAAACAAGTTGAAGCCGGCGGCAGAAAAAATGTGAACGCCGGTGAAAGAAACGGCACGGTATATATGGGAACGGTTGTAACCAGCGGAAGAGGGAAAGCTGTTGTCTGTTCCACCGGAATGATGACCGAGATGGGAAAAATTGCTGACATGATACAAAATATAGAGACGGAACAGACACCTCTTCAGAAGAGACTGGATACTTTGGGTAAATACATAGTTTACGGATGCCTTACCATATGTGCAATTGTTACTGTAACCGGCATATTAAGGGGAGAAAAACTCTTTACAATGTTTCTTTCAGGCATAAGCCTTGCGGTTGCCGCGGTGCCGGAAGGGCTTCCGGCCATAGTAACAATTGCCCTGGCTTTGGGTGTCCAGAGAATGTATAAAAGAAACGCTTTTATAAGAAAGCTTCCGGCCGTGGAAACTTTGGGGTGTGCCAGCGTTATATGCTCAGACAAGACAGGAACTTTAACGGAGAACAAGATGACGGTAAGGAAAATTTATACCAACGGAGGCTTTGTGGAGGTTAAGGGAAGCCCATTAAGCAGCGAGGGCGAATTTATCTCGCTGAAAAGAAAAATAGATCCCAAAAACAACAACTCTCTGAGACTTACTCTTGAAATCGGGGTTCTGTGCAACAATGCATCAATGGTAAGAATAAAAGAAAACAGGTCTTTCGGCAAAATAGCATCTCTGGTTCCAAGGACGGAAAAATGGGAACTTAGCGGAGATCCGACCGAAGCCGCTCTTCTTGTGGCCGGAGCAAAAGGGGGATGTACCCAGGAGTTGCTCAATGAAAGTTATACGAGAATTGATGAAATACCTTTTGATTCAGACAGAAAGTGTATGTCGGTAATATGCGAAAATGAAAGAGGAGAGGTTTTTGTTTTCACCAAGGGTGCTGCGGATGTAATAATTGAAAAATGCAGCAAGATATACACCTCAAGAGGAATTGTGGATTTGGATGAGGCCGGAGTCAAAAGGGTGCTCAAAGCAAACGATGATATGGCAAAGGAAGCTCTGAGAGTATTGGGAGTGGCGTTTAGAAGGCTTGACTCCAAAAACTACAGGCTCGATGATGTGGAAAAGGATCTTGTGTTTGCAGGATTGATAGGAATGATAGACCCGCCGAGAAAAGAGACGCTGGATGCGGTACGGAAATGCAAGCTTGCGGGAATCAAGCCTGTGATGATTACCGGAGACCATAAAATAACTGCGGCGGCTATTGCAAGGGAGCTCAATATAGCTTCTGAAGGTGACAGGGTACTGACGGGAGCCCAATTGGAGCAGATGGATGACAAGAGGCTTGAAGAACTGGTGGATGAAGTGTCGGTGTATGCCAGGGTTTCACCCAGGCATAAGCTGAGGATAGTTCGGGCGCTCAAAAAACGGGGGCACGTTGTTGCCATGACCGGAGACGGTGTAAATGATGCTCCTGCAATCAAGGAAGCGGATATTGGAGTGGCCATGGGAATAACAGGTACGGATGTTACAAAGGAAGCATCTTCAATGATTCTCCTTGATGATAATTTTGCAACAATTGTTGCGGCTGTGGAGGAAGGAAGGGTTATATACAACAACATTCGCAAATTTATCCGGTATATGCTTTCCTGCAACATCGGAGAAGTGCTCACTATGTTTGTGGGAACCCTCATAGGCCTTCCGCTGCCTCTTCTTCCGATTCAGATATTGTGGGTTAATCTGGTTACGGACGGACTTCCGGCAATAGCACTGGGACTTGAACCTGGTGACAAAGATATTATGATGAGGCCTCCGAGAGGAGCAAAGGAAAACATATTCTCCAATGGACTGTGGCAGCTTATAATATTCCGGGGAGCTCTTATAGGGCTTAGCACCCTGGCGGTATTTGCAAGCATACTGAACTTTACGTCCAATGTTGATGTTGCGAGAACCGCAGCCTTTGTAACTCTGGTTATAACCCAGCTTATACATGTGTTTGAGTGTAAATCGGAAAGAAAAAATATATTTGAAATACCGCTTTTCAACAATATACCTCTTGTGCTCGCAGTTTTGTGTTCGCTTGTAATGATACTGGGGGTTGTGTATATACCGTTATTCCAGGGAATATTCAAGACCGTACCTTTGTCTTTAAATGACTGGATTCTGATAGGAGGATTTTCGGCATTGGGTCCTGTAATTTCAAGTTTTTTCAAAGTTAACTACAAATACATTAGAAGATAG
- a CDS encoding aminotransferase class I/II-fold pyridoxal phosphate-dependent enzyme, with product MVLRMNQLKTPVFDAVKRYVESNVIQFHVPGHKQGAGLEELREYIGETALKMDANGMEDLDFANNPTGVIYESEMLAAQAFGAQHAYFLVNGTTSGVQAMIMSACEPGDKIILPRNAHKSTIGGIILSGAVPVYVQPEINEKLGIAMGITVESLKKAIKENPHAKAVFIINPTYYGIASDLKSLVRIAHRYEMAVLVDEAHGAHMSFHDDFPLTAMEVGADMSAVSTHKTGGSLTQSSLLLLRGNMISPERVKQVLNLTYTSSASYLLMCSLDIARKQLATKGSDMLEETLRLARMAREEINKIEGLYAFGKELIGTPGCHDFDETKLGICVSGLGYTGYEMEAKLRKEYNIQIEMSDLSNILAIVSIGDREENLVALINALKDIAAKTEKKEYPKPPIIPPTPKMIVSPRDAFYSPKKIVPLDKSVGEISGEMVMAYPPGIPVVCMGERITQDIVDYIKILKEQKTQLQGTADPYIDHIMVLGVD from the coding sequence ATGGTGCTAAGAATGAACCAGCTTAAGACACCGGTTTTTGATGCTGTGAAAAGATACGTTGAAAGCAATGTGATACAGTTTCATGTACCGGGTCACAAGCAGGGAGCTGGTCTTGAGGAGCTTAGAGAGTATATAGGCGAAACAGCGCTTAAAATGGATGCAAACGGTATGGAGGATTTGGATTTTGCCAACAACCCCACGGGGGTTATTTATGAGTCGGAGATGCTGGCAGCTCAGGCATTTGGGGCTCAGCATGCTTATTTTTTGGTAAACGGGACTACGTCCGGTGTTCAGGCAATGATTATGAGTGCTTGTGAACCGGGAGACAAAATAATACTTCCGAGAAATGCGCACAAGTCCACGATAGGTGGAATTATATTAAGCGGTGCCGTGCCGGTGTATGTGCAGCCCGAAATAAATGAAAAACTGGGCATTGCCATGGGAATTACGGTGGAAAGCCTGAAAAAGGCAATAAAGGAAAACCCCCATGCAAAAGCTGTGTTCATTATCAATCCGACTTATTATGGAATAGCCTCGGATTTAAAATCCCTCGTAAGAATTGCCCACAGGTACGAAATGGCTGTTTTGGTGGATGAGGCTCACGGTGCGCATATGTCTTTTCATGATGATTTTCCTCTGACGGCAATGGAAGTCGGTGCCGATATGAGTGCCGTAAGTACTCACAAAACGGGAGGTTCACTGACACAAAGTTCTTTGCTGCTTTTAAGGGGAAACATGATCAGCCCTGAAAGAGTAAAACAGGTTTTAAACCTTACATATACTTCCAGCGCATCATATCTTTTGATGTGTTCCCTTGACATTGCAAGAAAACAGCTTGCCACAAAAGGAAGCGACATGTTGGAGGAAACTTTGAGGCTTGCCAGAATGGCAAGAGAGGAGATAAACAAAATTGAAGGTTTGTATGCCTTCGGGAAAGAACTTATAGGAACACCGGGATGTCATGATTTTGATGAAACAAAACTGGGTATATGTGTATCAGGCTTGGGATATACCGGATATGAGATGGAAGCGAAACTCAGAAAAGAATACAATATACAGATTGAAATGTCGGATCTTTCAAATATACTGGCAATAGTAAGCATAGGTGACAGGGAAGAAAACTTGGTGGCCCTTATAAACGCACTGAAAGATATTGCGGCCAAAACAGAGAAAAAGGAATATCCCAAACCGCCGATTATTCCTCCGACTCCCAAAATGATAGTTTCACCCAGGGACGCTTTTTACAGCCCCAAGAAAATAGTCCCGTTGGACAAATCTGTGGGAGAGATATCGGGAGAAATGGTTATGGCTTACCCTCCGGGCATACCGGTTGTATGCATGGGTGAGAGAATTACTCAGGACATAGTGGATTACATAAAGATACTGAAGGAGCAGAAAACCCAGCTGCAAGGCACGGCGGATCCATACATTGATCATATAATGGTTCTTGGTGTTGATTGA
- a CDS encoding MgtC/SapB family protein, whose translation MINMIRTFFENGGFYLIVIMRLLLACILGGLIGYERESTNRPAGFRTHILVCVGSALVMITSQYIFESYKGITNLDPARLGAQVISGIGFLGAGTIIREGANVRGLTTAASLWAVSCVGIAAGIGFYEGAVISTIVIYITLILLKRTEKHIARKNNLSIFYIQTEDLPGQIGTIGCIFGKHNITIRNIEFINEKKDEEVLIKFAVKMPSDMSKEKIMDELQRVNGVKKVTGQ comes from the coding sequence ATGATAAATATGATAAGGACTTTTTTTGAAAACGGGGGCTTTTATTTAATTGTTATTATGAGGCTCCTTCTTGCATGCATCCTGGGTGGGTTGATAGGTTATGAAAGAGAGAGCACGAACAGGCCCGCCGGTTTTAGAACTCATATTTTGGTATGTGTTGGCTCAGCTCTTGTCATGATTACTTCCCAGTATATTTTTGAGAGTTATAAAGGAATTACTAACCTTGATCCTGCCCGTCTCGGAGCCCAGGTAATCAGCGGTATCGGCTTTTTGGGAGCGGGAACCATAATCCGTGAGGGTGCAAATGTCAGGGGCCTTACTACCGCGGCAAGCCTGTGGGCAGTTTCCTGTGTCGGGATTGCAGCAGGTATCGGTTTTTATGAAGGAGCGGTTATATCCACAATAGTTATTTATATTACACTTATTTTGCTTAAAAGAACGGAAAAACATATTGCCAGAAAAAACAATCTGAGCATATTCTATATACAGACTGAAGATTTGCCTGGACAAATTGGTACAATAGGCTGTATATTTGGTAAGCATAATATAACAATAAGAAATATAGAGTTTATCAATGAGAAAAAAGATGAAGAAGTGTTGATAAAATTTGCAGTAAAGATGCCCTCTGATATGTCTAAAGAAAAAATAATGGATGAGTTGCAGAGAGTAAACGGAGTGAAAAAGGTTACAGGCCAATAA
- the spoIIR gene encoding stage II sporulation protein R — MLNSSNNIGKKNIFVKVLTAIILFVSVLSCVGLISYSENVSSGLADNIIRLHVLANSDSPEDQQLKRDVRDVVINFMKDKLKNVKDVETTKRIIEENSEAIKQVALSEIRRQNKDYDVTVMFGKYPFPTKVYGDISLPTGNYQALRVVIGNGEGQNWWCVLFPPLCFVDATHGTVPDSVKDDLKEVLSEEEYYLITAQDEGDDIEIEIKFKIVEMFQKSKIKIASAMNKIFQ, encoded by the coding sequence ATGCTGAATTCGTCAAATAACATCGGCAAGAAAAACATATTTGTAAAAGTACTTACGGCAATCATTCTTTTTGTGTCAGTCCTGTCATGCGTCGGGTTAATATCCTACTCGGAGAATGTAAGCAGCGGGCTTGCAGATAATATTATTCGTCTGCATGTTCTGGCAAACAGTGATTCTCCGGAAGACCAGCAGTTAAAAAGGGATGTCAGGGATGTTGTAATAAATTTCATGAAGGACAAGCTTAAAAATGTAAAAGATGTGGAAACCACAAAAAGAATAATAGAAGAAAACTCAGAAGCTATAAAACAGGTGGCTCTCAGTGAAATCAGAAGGCAGAATAAAGATTATGACGTAACGGTTATGTTTGGAAAATATCCTTTTCCAACCAAGGTTTATGGGGACATAAGCCTTCCTACCGGAAATTATCAGGCTTTGAGAGTTGTTATAGGTAACGGTGAAGGTCAAAATTGGTGGTGCGTGCTTTTTCCACCCCTCTGCTTTGTGGATGCCACTCACGGGACTGTGCCGGATTCGGTAAAGGATGATTTGAAAGAGGTTTTAAGCGAAGAGGAGTATTATCTTATTACAGCGCAGGATGAAGGCGACGATATTGAAATCGAGATAAAATTTAAAATTGTGGAGATGTTTCAGAAGTCAAAAATAAAAATTGCGAGCGCAATGAATAAAATATTCCAATGA
- a CDS encoding PadR family transcriptional regulator translates to MISSDVIRGYVDTIILSLLIEGDSYGYEISKNIRIKTDELYVIKETTLYSAFARLEKNGYIKSYYGEETQGKRRTYYRITPEGIKYYKQKCEEWELTKKVINKFVKELESNGDN, encoded by the coding sequence GTGATTAGCAGTGATGTAATACGGGGTTATGTCGATACCATTATCCTAAGCCTCCTTATAGAAGGTGATTCCTATGGGTACGAAATTTCAAAGAACATCCGCATAAAAACAGACGAACTGTACGTTATAAAAGAAACAACGCTTTATTCCGCCTTCGCACGTCTCGAAAAAAACGGATATATCAAATCCTACTATGGGGAAGAAACTCAGGGCAAAAGAAGAACTTACTACCGGATAACTCCCGAGGGAATCAAATACTACAAACAAAAGTGCGAAGAATGGGAACTGACCAAAAAGGTAATTAATAAATTCGTAAAGGAGTTGGAAAGCAATGGAGACAATTAA